Proteins encoded by one window of Sorex araneus isolate mSorAra2 chromosome 3, mSorAra2.pri, whole genome shotgun sequence:
- the LOC129403462 gene encoding mast cell protease 1A-like — protein MLLLLLLIFALSPRAETGDIIGGHEAKPHSRPYMAYLKIHDQKSEIFRCGGFLIQEDVVMTAAHCNGRKIEVLLGTNNIGKIRNCLRKKISVIEAFPHEGYNIYTNANDIMLLKLEKKVRLTNKINLLSLPDPQTRLGPGQWCSVAGWGQTTSKGKASKKLMEVELKVQNEERCKRIYKNYNPTTQLCAGDENEKDAMKGDSGGPLVCDNVAQGIVSYGDKNGNPPGIYTRISFFLPWIKKTLRRM, from the exons ATGCTCCTGCTCCTTCTGTTGATCTTTGCACTGTCCCCGAGAGCAGAGACAG GGGATATCATTGGGGGACATGAAGCCAAACCGCACTCCCGACCCTACATGGCATACCTGAAGATCCACGATCAGAAGTCTGAAATATTCCGATGTGGTGGGTTCCTGATCCAAGAGGACGTAGTGATGACGGCCGCTCACTGTAATGGCAG AAAAATCGAGGTGCTCCTGGGTACCAACAACATTGGCAAAATAAGGAACTGTCTCAGGAAGAAGATCTCTGTGATAGAAGCCTTCCCTCATGAGGGCTATAATATATATACTAACGCCAATGATATCATGCTGCTGAAG CTGGAAAAAAAGGTTAGGTTGACCAACAAAATCaatctcctgagcctgccagatcCACAAACCCGCCTGGGGCCAGGACAGTGGTGCAGTGTGGCTGGCTGGGGACAAACCACCTCCAAGGGAAAGGCTTCTAAAAAACTGATGGAGGTGGAGCTGAAAGTACAAAATGAAGAGAGGTGCAAAAGAATCTACAAAAATTACAACCCGACcactcagctgtgtgcaggagaTGAGAACGAAAAAGATGCCATGAAG GGAGACTCCGGAGGTCCTCTCGTGTGTGACAATGTAGCTCAGGGCATCGTGTCCTATGGAGACAAAAACGGAAATCCTCCAGGCATCTACACCAGAATCTCCTTTTTCCTGCCCTGGATAAAGAAAACGCTGAGAAGAATGTAA